One window of Acropora palmata chromosome 1, jaAcrPala1.3, whole genome shotgun sequence genomic DNA carries:
- the LOC141882554 gene encoding uncharacterized protein LOC141882554, translating to MEEEDSPVNIASRPCSKESDASEDSNNHDSCNKNTKTYACKHCQKYFKDAKRLKRHEQDHSANKPHVCQWCGKSFRYPGRLKVHERVHTGERPFKCDMCDKFFTVAGNLKIHERTHTGEKPYDCKQCSKCFSTAASLSAHERVHTGEKPFKCKHCDKRFSAVGRLKNHERSHSGGKPFDCKHCDQRFNDLGTLRTHKRIHTGEKPHKCKECGKGFNQTSNLKRHERTHTGEKPYACKQCGKCFSQAKNLKRHSIVHTGERQYIYACNHCDKQFDQAGNLTRHLRVHSGDKPYKCNHCGKCFNDAQNRRRHERIHSGEKPFKCAQCGKGFSEAGSVKKHKLVHTGEKPYECKPCGKRFSRAEDLRRHERIHSGEMPYECKLCEMRFRYVSTLRKHEKAQECTTNKREGNVATQTEAGFHNNSEQNSEQSSSPKELSSEVILLQMPFS from the coding sequence ATGGAGGAGGAAGACAGCCCAGTGAATATTGCGTCTAGACCATGTAGCAAGGAAAGTGATGCTTCAGAAGATTCAAACAATCATGACAGctgcaacaaaaacacaaaaacataTGCATGTAAACACTGCCAAAAGTATTTTAAAGATGCCAAGCGACTGAAGAGGCATGAACAAGACCATTCTGCCAACAAACCCCATGTGTGTCAATGGTGTGGTAAGAGTTTTAGGTACCCTGGAAGGCTAAAGGTACATGAAAGAGTCCATACTGGCGAGAGGCCATTTAAATGTGACATGTGTGACAAGTTTTTCACTGTAGctggaaatttgaaaatccATGAAAGAACTCATACCGGAGAAAAACCCTATGATTGCAAACAGTGCAGTAAGTGTTTTAGCACTGCGGCCAGTCTTTCTGCACATGAGCGAGTTCACACTGGAGAAAAACCTTTTAAGTGCAAGCATTGTGATAAAAGATTTAGTGCAGTTGGGAGGTTAAAAAATCATGAGAGATCTCACAGTGGAGGGAAGCCATTTGACTGCAAACACTGCGATCAGCGGTTTAATGACTTAGGGACTCTGAGGACCCATAAGAGAATCCATACTGGTGAAAAGCCTCATAAATGTAAAGAGTGCGGAAAAGGTTTCAATCAGACATCTAATCTCAAGAGACACGAAAGAACTCACACTGGAGAGAAACCTTATGCATGCAAACAGTGTGGAAAGTGTTTTTCTCAAGCTAAAAATCTCAAAAGACATAGCATTGTTCATACTGGAGAGAGGCAGTATATTTATGCATGCAACCACTGTGACAAGCAGTTTGATCAAGCTGGGAATTTGACCAGACACTTAAGAGTTCACTCTGGGGATAAACCTTACAAATGTAATCATTGTGGCAAGTGCTTTAACGATGCACAGAATCGGCGAAGGCATGAAAGAATTCATTCTGGAGAGAAGCCCTTTAAATGTGCACAGTGTGGTAAAGGCTTTAGTGAGGCTGGAAGTgtgaaaaaacacaaacttgTTCATACTGGAGAAAAGCCATATGAATGCAAGCCGTGTGGAAAACGTTTTAGTCGTGCAGAAGATCTGAGGAGACACGAAAGAATCCACTCTGGGGAGATGCCCTACGAGTGCAAGCTTTGTGAAATGCGTTTCCGCTATGTGTCCACTTTGAGGAAGCATGAGAAAGCCCAGGAGTGTACTACAAACAAACGAGAAGGCAACGTAGCCACGCAGACCGAGGCTGGGTTCCATAATAATTCAGAGCAGAACAGCGAACAAAGTTCATCACCAAAAGAGTTGAGCAGTGAGGTCATTCTTCTTCAAATGCCATTTTCATGA
- the LOC141882512 gene encoding uncharacterized protein LOC141882512 isoform X2: MNQTEAVTVNRTEQIFIRDQESDFDDDDRRQLIIQYANDTYLSKWDAADNNEGKDDKSDITLTIKVPNINAKIDQEDSCQVESGHLRTSYDCDELSLVSYKSFRDGTSLAIPKTAPASLQCQLPFAGGKEELKLFQGYGGNIYFDAVRCKSMIINSTKSAHPRKQASSDNYKSNSRISSKRDVVDQVHTSCFSSPPTEAPTSIHALGSLRMRPVCKEKKWKPGESRHKDTKRHLSGKICKGFSEKLLTETFQKFYEKQGDSVAGKPMVLSGGSVGHATAVDSIGNNQIGFPALISNSSFFSHLGRQKSPEAVDSIDENPFMKLPFLKKYEGKKKTRKSDDKKLGEERKMVNEVSPVFIIPFGAFDDPVDFESQDVKRKVDHKEKASTIGDTGENRSYSALENRKGRFQEKSSKFDSVLVPARAENHAIKDTAVCSDSGNIAKHPSPDPRATTLIKAVKPGSADLFVKREISNISLSNYLRAVPTRVSKEPVQATSSQSYTKPKISYTKRSQALSTLYMVNNTLRHPHHTAKASQKMTASQLSGGYIPNTSGKECQLFYAEISTCVDGNSLKSDDHRPDSHRRSQCSAVMIV, translated from the exons ATGAACCAAACTGAAGCAGTCACTGTGAACAGAACTGAACAGATCTTTATCAGGGATCAGGAAAGTgattttgatgatgatgataggCGGCAATTGATTATTCAATATGCAAATGATACATACCTCAGTAAGTGGGATGCAGCTGATAACAACGAGGGCAAAGATGACAAATCTGACATTACATTGACTATCAAGGTGCCGAATATCAATGCCAAGATTGATCAAGA AGACAGCTGTCAAGTAGAAAGTGGTCACTTGCGAACAAGCTACGACTGTGATGAGCTTTCACTTGTGTCATACAAGAGCTTTAGGGATGGCACCTCATTAGCCATACCCAAGACTGCCCCAGCATCCTTGCAATGTCAACTGCCTTTTGCTGGTGGCAAAGAAGAGCTGAAG ctttttcAAGGTTATGGAGGCAACATCTACTTTGATGCCGTCAGATGCAAATCCATGATAATTAACAGCACAAAATCCGCGCATCCAAGGAAACAAGCTTCCTCAGATAATTATAAATCCAATTCGCGCATTTCTTCAAAAAGAGATGTTGTAGATCAAGTTCACACAAGTTGCTTCAGCAGTCCCCCCACAGAGGCACCGACATCAATTCACGCTTTGGGGAGTCTACGGATGCGACCCGTGTGTAAGGAGAAAAAATGGAAGCCAGGTGAGAGCAGACACAAAGACACCAAAAGACACTTGTCTGGAAAGATCTGTAAAGGCTTCAGCGAAAAGCTGCTGACAGAGACATTCCAGAAGTTTTACGAAAAGCAGGGTGATTCCGTTGCTGGGAAACCAATGGTTTTGTCTGGTGGAAGTGTTGGTCACGCTACAGCTGTCGATTCCATTGGAAATAATCAAATCGGGTTTCCTGCTTTAATCTCGAATAGTTCATTCTTTTCACACCTTGGCAGACAAAAAAGTCCCGAGGCAGTTGACTCAATTGACGAAAATCCATTTATGAAGCTACCTTTTCTGAAAAAATACGAGGGAAAGAAGAAGACTCGCAAATCTGACGATAAAAAGTTAGGCGAGGAACGGAAAATGGTGAATGAAGTTTCACCCGTGTTTATTATTCCCTTTGGTGCATTTGATGACCCGGTTGATTTTGAGTCGCAGGACGTAAAACGAAAAGTTGACCACAAGGAGAAAGCTTCTACTATAGGCGACACCGGTGAAAATAGAAGCTATTCCGCTTTGGAAAACAGAAAAGGTAGATTTCAGGAGAAATCAAGTAAATTCGATAGCGTTTTAGTTCCTGCTAGGGCCGAAAATCATGCTATTAAAGATACAGCGGTGTGTTCGGATAGTGGTAACATTGCAAAACATCCATCACCTGATCCACGCGCAACGACGCTGATAAAAGCAGTCAAACCGGGCTCGGCGGACTTGTTTGTGAAAAGAGAGATCAGTAATATTTCCCTGAGTAACTATTTAAGGGCCGTCCCTACTCGAGTATCAAAGGAACCTGTTCAAGCGACTTCCTCTCAGTCATATACAAAGCCAAAGATAAGCTATACAAAACGATCACAAGCACTTTCCACGCTTTACATGGTCAACAACACCTTGCGTCATCCTCACCATACTGCTAAGGCGAGTCAAAAGATGACTGCGTCTCAGCTTTCCGGAGGATATATTCCTAACACTAGTGGGAAAGAGTGTCAGCTATTTTATGCGGAGATTAGTACTTGTGTGGACGGAAACTCGTTAAAGAGTGACGATCACAGGCCAGATTCACACAGGAGATCACAATGCTCAG CTGTCATGATTGTTTGA
- the LOC141889496 gene encoding uncharacterized protein LOC141889496 isoform X4: MAMRARATYYSADEVSRLLWEENDDSELESGTGEEEEAELEHQLRIFNEESSEDEAEDDNIEDSSVAGSQSLPNLQDM; the protein is encoded by the exons ATGGCGATGCGTGCGAGAGCTACTTATTACAGCGCAGACGAGGTTTCTAGGCTTTTATGGGAAGAAAACGACGACAGCGAACTGGAAAGTGGCACAGGCGAAGAGGAAGAAGCTGAACTGGAACATCAGCTTCGAATTTTTAACGAAGAATCGAG CGAGGATGAAGCAGAGGATGACAACATTGAGGATTCATCTGTGGCAGGATCACAGTCCTTG ccaaatttgcaGGATATGTGA
- the LOC141889496 gene encoding uncharacterized protein LOC141889496 isoform X3 gives MAMRARATYYSADEVSRLLWEENDDSELESGTGEEEEAELEHQLRIFNEESSEDEAEDDNIEDSSVAGSQSLPNLEDGFSI, from the exons ATGGCGATGCGTGCGAGAGCTACTTATTACAGCGCAGACGAGGTTTCTAGGCTTTTATGGGAAGAAAACGACGACAGCGAACTGGAAAGTGGCACAGGCGAAGAGGAAGAAGCTGAACTGGAACATCAGCTTCGAATTTTTAACGAAGAATCGAG CGAGGATGAAGCAGAGGATGACAACATTGAGGATTCATCTGTGGCAGGATCACAGTCCTTG ccaaatttggaGGATGGCTTCTCAATATGA
- the LOC141889496 gene encoding uncharacterized protein LOC141889496 isoform X5 produces MAMRARATYYSADEVSRLLWEENDDSELESGTGEEEEAELEHQLRIFNEESSEDEAEDDNIEDSSVAGSQSLPNLQHM; encoded by the exons ATGGCGATGCGTGCGAGAGCTACTTATTACAGCGCAGACGAGGTTTCTAGGCTTTTATGGGAAGAAAACGACGACAGCGAACTGGAAAGTGGCACAGGCGAAGAGGAAGAAGCTGAACTGGAACATCAGCTTCGAATTTTTAACGAAGAATCGAG CGAGGATGAAGCAGAGGATGACAACATTGAGGATTCATCTGTGGCAGGATCACAGTCCTTG ccaaatttgcaGCATATGTGA
- the LOC141882512 gene encoding uncharacterized protein LOC141882512 isoform X1: MNQTEAVTVNRTEQIFIRDQESDFDDDDRRQLIIQYANDTYLSKWDAADNNEGKDDKSDITLTIKVPNINAKIDQEDSCQVESGHLRTSYDCDELSLVSYKSFRDGTSLAIPKTAPASLQCQLPFAGGKEELKLFQGYGGNIYFDAVRCKSMIINSTKSAHPRKQASSDNYKSNSRISSKRDVVDQVHTSCFSSPPTEAPTSIHALGSLRMRPVCKEKKWKPGESRHKDTKRHLSGKICKGFSEKLLTETFQKFYEKQGDSVAGKPMVLSGGSVGHATAVDSIGNNQIGFPALISNSSFFSHLGRQKSPEAVDSIDENPFMKLPFLKKYEGKKKTRKSDDKKLGEERKMVNEVSPVFIIPFGAFDDPVDFESQDVKRKVDHKEKASTIGDTGENRSYSALENRKGRFQEKSSKFDSVLVPARAENHAIKDTAVCSDSGNIAKHPSPDPRATTLIKAVKPGSADLFVKREISNISLSNYLRAVPTRVSKEPVQATSSQSYTKPKISYTKRSQALSTLYMVNNTLRHPHHTAKASQKMTASQLSGGYIPNTSGKECQLFYAEISTCVDGNSLKSDDHRPDSHRRSQCSGNFRKTVRSSQASKHALSTGSFTHQGPQRVSTIFDPVRNSRKKVFPITGQQIFRLSGVQNR; encoded by the exons ATGAACCAAACTGAAGCAGTCACTGTGAACAGAACTGAACAGATCTTTATCAGGGATCAGGAAAGTgattttgatgatgatgataggCGGCAATTGATTATTCAATATGCAAATGATACATACCTCAGTAAGTGGGATGCAGCTGATAACAACGAGGGCAAAGATGACAAATCTGACATTACATTGACTATCAAGGTGCCGAATATCAATGCCAAGATTGATCAAGA AGACAGCTGTCAAGTAGAAAGTGGTCACTTGCGAACAAGCTACGACTGTGATGAGCTTTCACTTGTGTCATACAAGAGCTTTAGGGATGGCACCTCATTAGCCATACCCAAGACTGCCCCAGCATCCTTGCAATGTCAACTGCCTTTTGCTGGTGGCAAAGAAGAGCTGAAG ctttttcAAGGTTATGGAGGCAACATCTACTTTGATGCCGTCAGATGCAAATCCATGATAATTAACAGCACAAAATCCGCGCATCCAAGGAAACAAGCTTCCTCAGATAATTATAAATCCAATTCGCGCATTTCTTCAAAAAGAGATGTTGTAGATCAAGTTCACACAAGTTGCTTCAGCAGTCCCCCCACAGAGGCACCGACATCAATTCACGCTTTGGGGAGTCTACGGATGCGACCCGTGTGTAAGGAGAAAAAATGGAAGCCAGGTGAGAGCAGACACAAAGACACCAAAAGACACTTGTCTGGAAAGATCTGTAAAGGCTTCAGCGAAAAGCTGCTGACAGAGACATTCCAGAAGTTTTACGAAAAGCAGGGTGATTCCGTTGCTGGGAAACCAATGGTTTTGTCTGGTGGAAGTGTTGGTCACGCTACAGCTGTCGATTCCATTGGAAATAATCAAATCGGGTTTCCTGCTTTAATCTCGAATAGTTCATTCTTTTCACACCTTGGCAGACAAAAAAGTCCCGAGGCAGTTGACTCAATTGACGAAAATCCATTTATGAAGCTACCTTTTCTGAAAAAATACGAGGGAAAGAAGAAGACTCGCAAATCTGACGATAAAAAGTTAGGCGAGGAACGGAAAATGGTGAATGAAGTTTCACCCGTGTTTATTATTCCCTTTGGTGCATTTGATGACCCGGTTGATTTTGAGTCGCAGGACGTAAAACGAAAAGTTGACCACAAGGAGAAAGCTTCTACTATAGGCGACACCGGTGAAAATAGAAGCTATTCCGCTTTGGAAAACAGAAAAGGTAGATTTCAGGAGAAATCAAGTAAATTCGATAGCGTTTTAGTTCCTGCTAGGGCCGAAAATCATGCTATTAAAGATACAGCGGTGTGTTCGGATAGTGGTAACATTGCAAAACATCCATCACCTGATCCACGCGCAACGACGCTGATAAAAGCAGTCAAACCGGGCTCGGCGGACTTGTTTGTGAAAAGAGAGATCAGTAATATTTCCCTGAGTAACTATTTAAGGGCCGTCCCTACTCGAGTATCAAAGGAACCTGTTCAAGCGACTTCCTCTCAGTCATATACAAAGCCAAAGATAAGCTATACAAAACGATCACAAGCACTTTCCACGCTTTACATGGTCAACAACACCTTGCGTCATCCTCACCATACTGCTAAGGCGAGTCAAAAGATGACTGCGTCTCAGCTTTCCGGAGGATATATTCCTAACACTAGTGGGAAAGAGTGTCAGCTATTTTATGCGGAGATTAGTACTTGTGTGGACGGAAACTCGTTAAAGAGTGACGATCACAGGCCAGATTCACACAGGAGATCACAATGCTCAGGTAATTTCAGAAAGACTGTAAGGTCGTCACAGGCCTCAAAACACGCTTTGTCAACGGGCTCTTTCACACACCAAGGCCCGCAAAGAGTTTCGACCATTTTCGATCCCGTGAGAAACTCACGAAAGAAGGTATTTCCGATAACTGGTCAGCAAATCTTCAGGTTAAGTGGTGTTCAGAACAGGTAA
- the LOC141893688 gene encoding extracellular calcium-sensing receptor-like — MLNICKAAMAPSVKLLLLMVSFTVKASESVRRGEVDRIFKPGDAIIGGLLPLHRRSSKNGCENVLLPGINRVEAVLYAVDQINKDNNILTNISLGYDIRDYCMDSAKAMQHTHDFSTHLHLLMPDGGGSTYKSNFVTSSNGTRDACVQCKTSNVDATKPVAAIVGPYGSRFSLQVAGLLQIVNIPAISPSASSPELSWSFYSKFLRAVPPDKFQAEAMADLIEFFAWSYVAVIAVEDSYGLYGFRALEHLSLERGTFCIGLVQYITPKGYESWLKPIVKKLKMADNIKVIVLWLGDTIAKDLTSEALRQNLSDRVWLMSDSLSTKTPAFLGSEMMSLGAYLGVQPRKFDNRNYEHYLRNLTPKIRTNQTDTNPWFDTVWRQQDNCSTEIDKGYGPCPEDLRISKDLYMKMSDDFIPYQIDSIYAIAHALDMIYRCEEPMGLLPNGACPQTKPFVSPADVLLYLRNVSFKGLTGKIEFNENGDPLQAAYDFVSFQRSYDNSAASGGKHTKVKIGEWDAKGHPKIKVNASLILWSYKSKQFPSGTANVFPTSECLEKCPPGKRQTPTVACCWQCLECPHDEVNALKGSTACLKCNLTQKANTNKTLCLELPIENMVWDSVAGITLMAFTILGFVLTFFTFIVFMQHYRSPIVRAANRELSLVLLANIAIGFGLPIITISKPTWLICAVIEPWRYITSSLSVSLLLIKTVKLLRAFQVKYVAKWLKKTSGSTTRQLICVILLNLSEFILAILWAFLDTPYEATVIEKGKYILNTCRPHETALGRVLDVTMLVYLILLSFLCSFYAFKARCLPENFNEARFIAFAMYIHLLSWITFYPMRWSMEGWYVDMVSCTTALICSYGLLACIFSPKVFVILRYPEQNTIEFMRNELRRVNTTSVAPANEN, encoded by the coding sequence ATGTTGAACATATGTAAAGCAGCAATGGCTCCTTCAGTTAAACTACTGTTATTGATGGTCTCTTTTACGGTGAAAGCTTCTGAATCAGTCCGGAGGGGAGAAGTTGACCGAATTTTCAAACCTGGTGATGCCATCATCGGAGGACTACTGCCGCTGCACCGAAGAAGCTCGAAAAATGGCTGTGAAAATGTGCTCCTTCCTGGAATAAACCGCGTGGAAGCTGTCCTCTATGCAGTTGATCAAATAAACAAGGACAATAACATCCTTACAAACATTAGTCTTGGCTACGATATTAGAGACTACTGTATGGATAGTGCTAAAGCAATGCAGCATACACACGACTTCAGCACTCATTTGCATTTATTAATGCCTGACGGAGGAGGATCCACATACAAGAGTAATTTTGTCACCTCAAGCAATGGTACACGTGATGCCTGCGTGCAATGTAAGACATCGAATGTAGATGCCACCAAACCTGTGGCAGCCATAGTGGGACCTTATGGTTCTCGATTCTCTTTACAAGTCGCTGGCCTTCTTCAAATTGTAAACATTCCTGCCATCAGCCCATCGGCTTCGAGCCCTGAGCTCAGCTGGTCGTTTTACAGTAAGTTTTTAAGAGCAGTTCCCCCAGATAAATTCCAAGCGGAAGCCATGGCAGACCTTATTGAATTCTTCGCCTGGAGCTACGTTGCCGTTATTGCTGTGGAAGATTCTTACGGACTCTATGGTTTTCGTGCTCTGGAGCATTTGTCACTTGAACGAGGAACATTTTGTATCGGGCTTGTACAGTATATTACACCAAAAGGTTACGAATCTTGGTTGAAACCAATCGttaaaaagcttaaaatgGCGGATAATATCAAAGTTATTGTCCTGTGGCTGGGGGATACTATTGCTAAGGATCTAACAAGCGAGGCACTTCGGCAGAACTTAAGCGATCGAGTTTGGTTGATGAGCGATTCATTGTCCACTAAAACGCCTGCGTTTCTTGGATCTGAAATGATGAGTCTTGGTGCATACCTTGGCGTTCAACCCAGGAAATTTGATAATCGGAATTACGAACATTATCTTCGAAATCTCACGCCAAAAATTCGCACGAATCAAACAGACACAAATCCATGGTTTGACACGGTGTGGAGACAACAAGACAATTGCTCCACAGAAATAGACAAAGGATATGGTCCTTGTCCCGAGGatttaagaatttcaaaagatCTTTACATGAAAATGTCAGACGACTTTATCCCTTATCAAATCGACTCAATATATGCTATAGCTCATGCACTTGACATGATTTACCGGTGTGAAGAACCAATGGGTCTTTTACCAAATGGCGCATGCCCACAAACCAAGCCCTTTGTAAGTCCGGCCGACGTTCTGTTGTACCTTCGCAACGTAAGCTTCAAAGGTTTAACgggaaaaattgaattcaatgAAAATGGCGACCCTTTGCAGGCAGCGTACGATTTTGTAAGTTTTCAGCGATCATATGATAACAGTGCTGCAAGTGGTGGAAAGCACACCAAGGTCAAGATAGGCGAATGGGACGCGAAAGGACatccaaaaataaaagtcaacGCAAGTCTCATATTGTGGAGTTACAAAAGCAAACAGTTCCCCAGTGGTACCGCTAATGTGTTTCCAACATCAGAATGCCTTGAAAAGTGTCCCCCGGGAAAGCGTCAGACTCCAACGGTTGCATGCTGTTGGCAGTGCTTGGAATGCCCGCACGACGAGGTAAACGCTCTCAAAGGTTCAACTGCTTGTTTGAAATGCAACCTGACTCAGAAAGCAAACACGAATAAGACATTATGCTTGGAACTTCCCATTGAAAATATGGTGTGGGATAGTGTAGCAGGCATTACCCTAATGGCATTTACAATTTTGGGTTTTGTTTTGAcctttttcactttcatcGTTTTTATGCAACATTACAGAAGTCCCATAGTCAGAGCAGCAAATCGTGAGTTGAGTTTGGTGCTACTAGCTAATATTGCAATAGGTTTTGGTCTGCCTATTATAACTATTTCTAAACCAACTTGGCTGATTTGTGCTGTGATAGAACCATGGCGTTATATAACATCATCTTTAAGTGTTTCCTTGCTTTTGATAAAGACTGTGAAGCTCCTAAGAGCTTTTCAAGTAAAATATGTGGCTAagtggttaaaaaaaacaagcgGAAGCACAACTAGGCAGTTGATATGTgtcattttgttaaatttgagCGAATTTATTCTGGCTATATTGTGGGCTTTCCTAGACACGCCATATGAAGCAACTGTGATCGAAAAAGGAAAGTATATTTTGAATACATGCAGACCTCATGAAACGGCTCTTGGCCGAGTGCTTGATGTAACAATGTTGGTCTATCTGATACTTCtatcttttctttgttcattCTACGCTTTTAAAGCAAGATGTCTTcctgaaaattttaatgaagCTCGCTTCATTGCATTTGCCATGTACATTCATCTTCTCTCTTGGATCACTTTCTATCCCATGCGATGGTCCATGGAAGGTTGGTATGTGGATATGGTCTCGTGCACCACCGCCCTAATCTGCTCATATGGTTTGCTAGCGTGTATTTTTTCGCCGAAAGTTTTTGTAATTCTCCGGTATCCAGAACAAAATACGATCGAATTTATGAGAAATGAGTTGCGAAGAGTTAACACCACGAGTGTTGCCCCTGCAAACGAAAATTAA
- the LOC141889496 gene encoding uncharacterized protein LOC141889496 isoform X2, translated as MAMRARATYYSADEVSRLLWEENDDSELESGTGEEEEAELEHQLRIFNEESSEDEAEDDNIEDSSVAGSQSLLNLQDMLTIP; from the exons ATGGCGATGCGTGCGAGAGCTACTTATTACAGCGCAGACGAGGTTTCTAGGCTTTTATGGGAAGAAAACGACGACAGCGAACTGGAAAGTGGCACAGGCGAAGAGGAAGAAGCTGAACTGGAACATCAGCTTCGAATTTTTAACGAAGAATCGAG CGAGGATGAAGCAGAGGATGACAACATTGAGGATTCATCTGTGGCAGGATCACAGTCCTTG CTAAATTTGCAGGATATGTTAACAATACCCTAA
- the LOC141889484 gene encoding nuclear receptor subfamily 2 group F member 1-A-like, with the protein MTACTDSTITELPKLKTEDKLDCAVCGDKSTGKHYGVSTCEGCKSFFKRTVRNSTSYTCRGNNNCTVDRDNRSRCPSCRFQKCLSTGMKKEAVQTTKLPAFPSFSFPYLNDLSGFYSPGLLPFTLFQPAMSNQGSIHQGMLPQSQGTSEVIYELAAHVLFSVVDWARKLPTFNNLVESDQITLLKMAWSDLYLLESARSPIHIYMPQLYATGNMQMRQLSMENILKRMEHARLFQDQLEKIRSLGMDLTEHFHIKCVVLFRTDGSPITQPQQIEVLQDTSQSSLEQYIRTQRSNQPTRFGKLLLMLSSLRKVEPTVIEQLFFAEVLRGASMGDVLKKMLTSNSSAPTVHGSLMA; encoded by the exons ATGACCGCGTGTACCGATTCCACAATCACCGAGCTGCCGAAACTGAAGACAGAGGACAAGCTGGACTGCGCAGTCTGTGGGGACAAATCTACTGGAAAACACTATGGAGTCAGCACATGCGAGGGTTGCAAGAGCTTCTTCAAACGAACCGTCAGAAATAGTACCTCCTACACTTGTCGAGGGAACAATAACTGTACCGTGGATAGAGACAACCGAAGTCGCTGTCCGTCCTGTCGTTTTCAGAAATGTCTCAGCACCGGAATGAAAAAAGAAG CTGTTCAAACAACAAAGCTACCGGCTTTCCCAAGCTTTTCGTTTCCTTACCTCAACGATTTGTCAGGATTTTACTCACCTGGTCTCCTGCCATTTACACTCTTTCAACCAGCCATGTCTAACCAAGGGAGCATTCACCAGGGGATGCTTCCTCAATCCCAGGGAACTTCTGAAGTAATATACGAATTGGCTGCTCACGTGCTTTTCTCAGTTGTGGACTGGGCCCGAAAGCTCCCAACTTTTAACAACCTGGTGGAAAGCGATCAGATTACGCTGTTGAAAATGGCCTGGAGTGATTTGTATCTGTTAGAAAGTGCGCGCAGCCCCATCCACATTTACATGCCGCAGCTCTATGCCACaggaaatatgcaaatgaggcAGTTATCCATGGAGAATATTCTTAAGCGGATGGAGCATGCCCGGCTATTTCAGGACCAGTTGGAGAAAATCCGATCCCTCGGGATGGATTTGACGGAGCATTTTCACATTAAATGCGTTGTCTTGTTTAGGACCG ATGGGTCCCCAATTACGCAGCCCCAACAAATCGAGGTCCTACAAGACACTTCCCAGAGTTCTTTGGAGCAGTACATCAGAACACAGCGCTCCAATCAGCCAACGAGATTTGGGAAACTGCTGCTTATGCTGTCATCGTTAAGGAAAGTTGAACCAACTGTAATCGAGCAGTTGTTTTTCGCAGAAGTTTTGCGTGGCGCTTCAATGGGAGATGTTTTAAAGAAGATGTTAACAAGCAATTCTTCAGCACCTACTGTACACGGATCGTTAATGGCATAG
- the LOC141889496 gene encoding uncharacterized protein LOC141889496 isoform X1, which yields MAMRARATYYSADEVSRLLWEENDDSELESGTGEEEEAELEHQLRIFNEESSEDEAEDDNIEDSSVAGSQSLVCITDTFTFTTSATTTTATPGLVVATVSPLVSFPVATQESVAGPSCSFSGGSFYSTRQRTLVLAKRAGVEPPQKTPEITSKESCGKDGKNKVGGEG from the exons ATGGCGATGCGTGCGAGAGCTACTTATTACAGCGCAGACGAGGTTTCTAGGCTTTTATGGGAAGAAAACGACGACAGCGAACTGGAAAGTGGCACAGGCGAAGAGGAAGAAGCTGAACTGGAACATCAGCTTCGAATTTTTAACGAAGAATCGAG CGAGGATGAAGCAGAGGATGACAACATTGAGGATTCATCTGTGGCAGGATCACAGTCCTTGGTCTGTATTACTGACACTTTTACATTTACCACCTctgccacaacaacaacagcaactccTGGGCTGGTTGTGGCTACTGTTAGTCCCTTGGTTTCTTTTCCAGTAGCCACCCAGGAGTCTGTTGCTGGGCCTTCCTGTTCCTTTTCCGGGGGTTCTTTTTATTCAACACGGCAAAGAACCCTTGTTCTGGCCAAAAGAGCTGGGGTTGAACCCCCCCAAAAGACCCCAGAAATTACGAGCAAGGAAAGCTGTGGCAAAGATGGTAAAAATAAAGTGGGGGGAGAGGGGTAA